The DNA sequence TGACTTCCCAGAGGTAGGCGTACCGGACGGTGAACTTGCAAGTGCAAGTTTGTTTTTAGAGCTTGATGAGCAATCGTATGACCGTTGGGTAAAAGTTGATATGCAAGGTGGTCCATTTACATTTGAATGGCGAATTATCGCAAACCACAGCACAAACAACTGGAAGTACTACATCACTAGAGTAGGCTGGGATCCAAACGCACCTTTACAGCGTGCAGATTTAGAGCTATTTTGCTCGTATTATGATTACGGACAATTGCCACCTAATCGTGTAACTAACGATTGTGTTATTCCAAATGACCGTGAAGGATATCATGTTATCCTTGCTGTATGGGATATTGATGATACAATGAATGCCTTCTATCAAGCAATGGATGTTAACTTGAGCATCAATCCAAATGAACCAACTCATCCAGAGCCAGGCCATGCTGGTGACCCTGACCGCTTCGGAGAATATCACCCTTGGGTTGACTTTAGAGGTTATAGAGCCGGTGAAATTATTCATCACAACGGTTTCCTCTGGGAAGCACTTTGGTACACAACAGGGGATGAGCCAGGACAAAGCACAGTATGGAACCAACTAGGTGAATATGATGGAACACCTTACGAGCCAAGAGACCCGGGTGATGATAATGGGCATGACCCAGGAGACGGACATGGTCCAGGGGACGGGCATGATCCAGGAGATGGGCACGAACCCGATCCAGATCCAACAGAACCTGAAGACCCAACAGAGCCAGAAGAACCAACAGACCCAGGAACTGATTATCCTGCATGGAATTCAAGTACAATATATACTGGCGGAGAAATTGTTTCTTACAACGGCCAGCTATACCAAGCACAATGGTGGACTCAAAACCAAACTCCTGGTACACAACAATGGGGACCATGGTTGCTAGTATCTGGTCAGGAGCCTTCCGACCCAACAGATCCAGAAGAGCCTAGTAATCCAAGCGAACCAGAAGAGCCTACTGAGCCAGAGGAACCAACAGAACCAAGCGATCCAACAGAGCCAGGTGATTATCCTGCATGGAGTTCATCGGTAGTGTATACTGGTGGCGAAATTGTTTCTTACGGTGGTCAATTATACCAAGCAAAATGGTGGACGCAAAACCAACAACCTGGGGAAATGTATGGTCCTTGGGAGCTACTAAACTAAAAATTTACAAATAAAATAATAGCAAAATAGCTTTAGAGGGTGAGACAAAAGGTAATAAATCCTTTTGTCTCACCCTATTTTTGATGATAAAAGTAGAAAATACGTAAAAAGGTTCATTTTATACTAAAAAAAGTGCAGTGTTTATAGTAAAATAGAACTATAGTATACTTTACTGATAAAAGTTGTTTACTATTATTTCGCAAATAGACAATAGGGAGATCGACAAATGCATAATACTGTGGACTGGATAAAGAAGAAATTTAACTCGAATCAAAAATTATGGTTTTATCTTTTAGGATTAATAGGAACATTAGCAACAATCAATATCGCATTTTTTTATTCAACTC is a window from the Bacillus alkalicellulosilyticus genome containing:
- a CDS encoding lytic polysaccharide monooxygenase; the encoded protein is MTAQGIRFNQSLTFKMLVVAIGTVLATLLFFVFSTQSASAHGNLMDSRATLCYEGVNVNCGRVMYEPYSVEGRGDFPEVGVPDGELASASLFLELDEQSYDRWVKVDMQGGPFTFEWRIIANHSTNNWKYYITRVGWDPNAPLQRADLELFCSYYDYGQLPPNRVTNDCVIPNDREGYHVILAVWDIDDTMNAFYQAMDVNLSINPNEPTHPEPGHAGDPDRFGEYHPWVDFRGYRAGEIIHHNGFLWEALWYTTGDEPGQSTVWNQLGEYDGTPYEPRDPGDDNGHDPGDGHGPGDGHDPGDGHEPDPDPTEPEDPTEPEEPTDPGTDYPAWNSSTIYTGGEIVSYNGQLYQAQWWTQNQTPGTQQWGPWLLVSGQEPSDPTDPEEPSNPSEPEEPTEPEEPTEPSDPTEPGDYPAWSSSVVYTGGEIVSYGGQLYQAKWWTQNQQPGEMYGPWELLN